The proteins below are encoded in one region of Pomacea canaliculata isolate SZHN2017 linkage group LG7, ASM307304v1, whole genome shotgun sequence:
- the LOC112568787 gene encoding insoluble matrix shell protein 5-like isoform X2, with translation MLSYWILVSLTTLCFSVHVPGGPHAHIYNKVFSFFDQDGDNKVNVTEFWTNLPNADSNADGIITKEEFIKCWESITEYTPEEKEENRHSAELLFNRVTNTTLTFDEKIRLFKVFDTNNDGVITRIEFLTEWEKIHPEHDDYTSKPHSVTPAPGKR, from the exons ATGCTGTCTTACTGGATCTTGGTCTCTCTGACTACCTTGTGCTTCAG TGTCCATGTACCTGGAGGACCCCACGCCCACATCTATAACAAAGTCTTCAGTTTTTTCGACCAAGATGGTGACAACAAAGTGAATGTGACAGAGTTCTGGACCAACCTTCCCAATGCAGACTCGAATG CTGATGGTATCATCACCAAAGAAGAGTTCATTAAGTGCTGGGAGTCGATCACCGAATACACTCctgaagaaaaggaggagaacCGACACTCGGCCGAGCTGCTGTTCAATCGAGTCACCAACACCACACTCACCTTCGACGAAAAAATTCGTTTGTTTAAGGTCTTCGATACAAACA ATGATGGGGTCATTACCAGAATAGAATTCCTGACCGAATGGGAAAAA ATCCACCCTGAACATGACGATTATACATCAAAACCACATTCTGTGACGCCAGCCCCAGGTAAAAGGTAA
- the LOC112568787 gene encoding insoluble matrix shell protein 5-like isoform X3, which translates to MLSYWILISLTTLCFSVHVPGGPHAHIYNKVFSFFDQDGDNKVNVTEFWTNLPNADSNADGIITKEEFIKCWESITEYTPEEKEENRHSAELLFNRVTNTTLTFDEKIRLFKVFDTNNDGVITRIEFLTEWEKIHPEHDDYTSKPHSVTPAPGKR; encoded by the exons TGTCCATGTACCTGGAGGACCCCACGCCCACATCTATAACAAAGTCTTCAGTTTTTTCGACCAAGATGGTGACAACAAAGTGAATGTGACAGAGTTCTGGACCAACCTTCCCAATGCAGACTCGAATG CTGATGGTATCATCACCAAAGAAGAGTTCATTAAGTGCTGGGAGTCGATCACCGAATACACTCctgaagaaaaggaggagaacCGACACTCGGCCGAGCTGCTGTTCAATCGAGTCACCAACACCACACTCACCTTCGACGAAAAAATTCGTTTGTTTAAGGTCTTCGATACAAACA ATGATGGGGTCATTACCAGAATAGAATTCCTGACCGAATGGGAAAAA ATCCACCCTGAACATGACGATTATACATCAAAACCACATTCTGTGACGCCAGCCCCAGGTAAAAGGTAA
- the LOC112568788 gene encoding calbindin-like — protein sequence MLSYWILFSLTTLCFSSHVPGGPHAHIFNKVFSFFDQDGDNKVTVTEFWTKLPNDPNDDGIVTKEEFIKCWESITEYTSEEKEENRHSAELLFKRVTNTTLSYDDTFLLFKVFDTNNDGVISRIEFLTEWERIHPEHDNYTSKPHSVTPAPGRR from the exons ATGCTGTCTTACTGGATCTTGTTCTCTTTGACTACCTTGTGCTTCAG TTCCCATGTACCTGGAGGACCTCACGCTCATATCTTTAACAAAGTCTTCAGTTTTTTCGACCAAGATGGTGACAACAAAGTGACTGTGACAGAGTTCTGGACCAAGCTTCCCAATGACCCGAATG ATGATGGTATCGTCACGAAAGAAGAGTTCATTAAGTGCTGGGAGTCGATCACCGAATACACTTctgaagaaaaggaggagaacCGACACTCGGCCGAGCTGTTGTTCAAGCGAGTCACCAACACCACACTCAGCTACGACGATACATTTCTGTTGTTTAAGGTCTTCGATACAAACA ATGATGGGGTCATTAGCAGAATAGAATTTCTGACCGAATGGGAAAGA ATCCACCCTGAACATGACAATTATACATCAAAACCACATTCTGTGACGCCAGCCCCAGGTAGAAGGTAA